Proteins encoded by one window of Ulvibacter sp. MAR_2010_11:
- a CDS encoding 30S ribosomal protein THX codes for MGKGDKKTKRGKIVLGTFGKLRPRRGKFKIRPNALKGKQANE; via the coding sequence ATGGGAAAGGGAGATAAAAAAACCAAAAGAGGAAAAATTGTCTTGGGTACTTTTGGTAAACTTCGCCCGAGAAGAGGAAAATTTAAGATTAGACCTAATGCCTTAAAAGGAAAACAGGCTAACGAATAG